Proteins found in one Candidatus Deferrimicrobium sp. genomic segment:
- a CDS encoding branched-chain amino acid ABC transporter permease has translation MSDSRDRKERIDRGIKVRSDGLYAVSSLREMLYLSGPRILLIGGLLLLPLLLDPFPYWRRVINILCVYALLAIAFDFLANCIGLVCLGGSMFIGLGGYFAAIFNVHLHLPIYFTIPAAALAGAVISTLLILPCLSLRGVYFAIVTLMYPLLFTRVIEAFDLLGGSNGITGLDSFPGSYLENYSILLILLAILFGLRRVLNADIGLVMHAVKDNDQSVRASGIDVVRIKALAVFIASFIGCLGGAYLAHVYMWAGLSLFALDFSIIPIAAVTIGGGGILYGGLVGCLILVPLSEFLRFFGTFRIVLYCTVLTAFIVLKSEGLMPYCTRKYQQFERWADA, from the coding sequence ATGAGCGACAGCCGGGATCGAAAGGAGCGGATCGATCGCGGCATCAAGGTTCGCAGCGACGGGCTCTACGCCGTCTCCTCCCTCCGGGAAATGCTGTATCTCTCGGGTCCGCGGATCCTCCTGATCGGCGGGCTCCTGCTGCTGCCTCTCCTTCTCGACCCGTTTCCCTACTGGAGGCGGGTCATCAACATCCTGTGCGTGTACGCGCTGCTGGCGATCGCGTTCGATTTCCTCGCCAACTGCATCGGCCTCGTCTGCCTGGGAGGCTCGATGTTCATCGGCCTCGGCGGGTATTTCGCGGCTATCTTCAATGTCCACCTGCACCTTCCCATCTACTTCACCATCCCCGCCGCCGCGCTTGCCGGAGCGGTGATCTCGACGCTCCTGATCCTCCCCTGTCTCTCCCTGCGGGGGGTGTACTTCGCCATCGTCACGCTCATGTACCCGCTCCTCTTCACCCGGGTGATCGAGGCGTTCGACCTCCTGGGCGGCTCAAACGGCATTACCGGACTGGACAGCTTCCCCGGTTCGTATCTCGAGAACTACAGCATTCTCCTGATCCTGCTGGCGATCCTGTTCGGTCTGCGACGGGTTCTGAACGCGGATATCGGCCTGGTCATGCACGCCGTGAAGGACAACGACCAGTCGGTCCGGGCGTCGGGAATCGACGTGGTCCGGATCAAGGCCTTGGCCGTCTTCATCGCGTCCTTCATCGGGTGCCTCGGAGGGGCGTACCTCGCGCACGTGTACATGTGGGCGGGGCTGTCGCTCTTCGCCCTCGACTTCTCCATCATCCCGATCGCCGCGGTGACGATCGGCGGCGGCGGGATTCTCTACGGTGGCCTCGTCGGCTGCCTGATCCTCGTCCCGTTGTCGGAGTTCCTCCGGTTCTTCGGGACGTTCCGGATTGTCCTGTACTGCACGGTCCTCACCGCCTTCATCGTGCTCAAGAGCGAAGGCCTGATGCCGTATTGCACGCGGAAATACCAGCAGTTCGAACGGTGGGCGGACGCGTGA
- a CDS encoding ABC transporter ATP-binding protein: MSILTAEGLGKTFGGLKALSGVSFSVKKGEILGVIGPNGSGKTTLINCITGFVRPDEGKVLFKGEEITRWRPHKIARLGVARTFQVMRPFYSLPAYKNLIIPLWSPRARKEGGWRGGGKHGDRDTVAIDILEEIGFERDSRVPYKLASTLPTGYLKRLELARCLALRPEVIFCDEVFSGLSASEVASMLPLIEKLKMGGITLVLIEHRLRELFKVADRVMALQFGEKIAEGHYKDVIEDPRVKEAYLGIEEV; this comes from the coding sequence GTGAGCATCCTGACGGCGGAGGGGCTCGGGAAAACGTTCGGCGGCCTGAAGGCGCTGAGCGGCGTGAGCTTTTCGGTCAAGAAAGGCGAAATCCTGGGCGTCATCGGTCCGAACGGCTCGGGGAAAACGACGCTGATCAACTGCATCACCGGCTTCGTCCGCCCCGACGAGGGAAAGGTCCTGTTCAAGGGCGAGGAGATCACGCGCTGGCGCCCGCACAAGATCGCGCGGTTGGGGGTCGCGAGGACCTTCCAGGTGATGCGGCCCTTCTACTCCCTGCCGGCATACAAGAACCTTATCATCCCGCTCTGGTCGCCGCGTGCTCGGAAGGAGGGCGGCTGGCGCGGCGGGGGGAAGCACGGCGACCGCGACACGGTGGCCATCGACATTCTCGAGGAGATCGGCTTCGAGCGCGATTCCAGGGTTCCGTACAAGCTGGCGTCCACACTCCCGACGGGATACCTGAAGCGGCTCGAGCTGGCGCGCTGCCTCGCGCTCCGGCCCGAGGTCATCTTTTGCGACGAGGTCTTTTCGGGCTTGAGCGCGAGCGAGGTCGCGAGCATGCTGCCGCTCATCGAGAAACTGAAGATGGGGGGGATCACGCTGGTCCTGATCGAGCACCGGCTGCGCGAGCTGTTCAAGGTGGCGGACCGGGTCATGGCGCTCCAGTTCGGGGAGAAGATCGCCGAGGGGCATTACAAGGACGTCATCGAAGACCCGAGGGTCAAAGAGGCGTACCTGGGAATCGAGGAGGTCTAG
- a CDS encoding ABC transporter ATP-binding protein yields MLEASGLMVYYENMLALNNVGLKAEEGSVIGVFGSNSAGKSTLMYMLSGVLLDIRKKEEMRGGERITLLGKILLDGEEITTLAPHERAARGIVLCPERRRIFGESSVIENLRIGSYLAPRNDRARDIEYVFRIFPRLKDHIHRQGGFLSGGEQQMLAIGRALMAHPKILLLDEPLLGLSPAYQKIVIDSIREIRTARGITIVIAEQYARPVIPVIDRGYIIENGSAILEGSKEELMGNPDVKSAYFGV; encoded by the coding sequence GTGCTCGAAGCCTCCGGCCTGATGGTCTACTACGAGAACATGCTCGCGCTGAACAACGTCGGCCTCAAGGCGGAGGAAGGCTCCGTGATCGGCGTCTTCGGTTCCAACAGCGCGGGGAAAAGCACGCTGATGTACATGCTCTCGGGCGTCCTCCTGGACATCCGGAAGAAGGAGGAGATGCGGGGCGGCGAACGGATCACCCTCCTCGGGAAGATCCTCCTCGACGGAGAGGAGATCACGACACTTGCGCCGCACGAGCGCGCGGCGCGCGGCATCGTGCTCTGCCCCGAACGCAGGCGCATCTTCGGGGAAAGCTCGGTCATCGAGAACCTGCGGATCGGCTCCTATCTCGCCCCCCGGAATGATCGCGCCAGGGATATCGAATACGTCTTCCGCATCTTCCCGCGCCTGAAGGACCACATCCACCGCCAGGGCGGATTCCTAAGCGGCGGGGAGCAGCAGATGCTGGCGATCGGGCGGGCTCTCATGGCGCACCCGAAGATCCTGCTGCTGGACGAGCCGCTCCTGGGCTTGAGCCCCGCCTACCAGAAGATCGTGATCGACTCGATCCGGGAGATCCGGACGGCGAGGGGGATCACCATCGTCATCGCGGAGCAGTACGCGAGGCCGGTCATCCCGGTGATCGACCGGGGGTACATCATCGAGAACGGATCCGCGATCCTCGAAGGGTCGAAAGAGGAACTGATGGGCAACCCCGACGTGAAATCCGCATATTTCGGCGTGTGA
- a CDS encoding branched-chain amino acid ABC transporter permease, whose protein sequence is MEILLFGIINSVTLSLTALGFTLVYGISRLPNFAHGALYVTSGYIVWLCVNALGLNYFAGIAVGIAATAIIGALMYRLIIQRIRGMQISEIIATYAIGLAIIEGLRWGGLRGSTFTLPSFLAGSMKVGGIAVDNQRFFVLASGVVVFAALGLFVKYTKTGLALKAIAQDERAAMMLGIDSDRKALVSFALGSGLSAFAAVLILPLGSIVVETGYNVLIYSIAVSIIGGLGSWGGAIVASFIIGFAQLLTEVFLSTQYQMVISLLAIIVTLLLKPSGIFGKQKELDDRV, encoded by the coding sequence ATGGAGATCCTCCTTTTCGGCATCATCAACAGCGTCACGCTTTCGTTGACGGCGCTGGGCTTCACGCTGGTGTACGGCATCAGCCGGCTGCCGAACTTCGCGCACGGCGCGCTCTATGTGACCAGCGGCTACATCGTCTGGCTCTGCGTGAACGCCCTCGGGCTGAACTATTTCGCCGGGATCGCGGTCGGCATCGCCGCCACCGCGATCATCGGCGCCCTCATGTATCGCCTGATCATCCAGCGGATCCGCGGCATGCAGATCTCGGAGATCATCGCCACCTATGCCATCGGCCTTGCCATCATCGAGGGGCTGCGCTGGGGGGGGCTGAGGGGCTCGACCTTCACGCTCCCCTCGTTCCTCGCCGGCTCAATGAAGGTCGGCGGGATCGCGGTGGACAACCAGAGGTTCTTCGTCCTCGCCTCCGGCGTCGTCGTTTTCGCGGCGCTGGGCCTCTTCGTGAAATACACGAAAACCGGGCTCGCCCTGAAAGCGATCGCGCAGGACGAAAGGGCGGCCATGATGCTCGGAATCGACTCGGACCGGAAGGCGTTGGTCTCCTTCGCCCTCGGTTCGGGCCTTTCCGCTTTCGCGGCCGTCCTGATCCTTCCGCTCGGCAGCATCGTCGTGGAGACGGGCTACAACGTCCTCATCTACTCCATCGCGGTCAGCATCATCGGGGGTCTCGGCAGCTGGGGCGGGGCGATCGTCGCGTCGTTCATCATCGGTTTCGCCCAGCTCCTGACCGAGGTGTTCCTGTCCACGCAGTACCAGATGGTCATCTCGCTGCTCGCGATCATCGTCACGCTGCTTCTCAAACCGTCCGGGATTTTCGGGAAGCAGAAGGAACTGGACGACCGCGTATGA